The Anser cygnoides isolate HZ-2024a breed goose chromosome 19, Taihu_goose_T2T_genome, whole genome shotgun sequence genome contains a region encoding:
- the LOC136786648 gene encoding zinc finger protein 692-like: MSLPTKRCGRPPVLSFLEKKKRKQSLDRRRGKTRIYVGSHIDRWLTLKEKLDFRNDAEVAGFLLDLYDSYDPLLKASICSLPGGVRRKCVRDEKALSDSTSLIAADGTYDNDDQLSKESACSEPGDLRIVTVKEERDTPHDCLSTETDDTAVLNEATTPSVDC; encoded by the exons ATGTCACTGCCAACCAAGAGATGCGGAAGGCCTCCCGTGTTGtcttttttggaaaagaaaaagagaaagcagagcctggataggaggagggggaagacgAGGATCTATGTGGGAAGCCACATCGACCGCTGGCTGACGCTCAAGGAGAAGCTGGACTTCAGGAACGACGCCGAAGTGGCGGGGTTTTTGTTGGACTT gtATGACAGTTACGACCCATTGTTAAAAGCTTCgatctgttccctcccaggcGGTGTGAGGAGAAAGTGTGTGAGAGATGAAAAAGCTTTGTCAGACAGCACTTCCTTAATAGCAGCTGATGGAAC GTATGACAATGATGACCAGCTGTCTAAAGAGTCTGCTTGTTCTGAACCTGGAGACTTAAGAATTGTCACtgtgaaagaagagagagataCGCCACATGATTGCTTGTCAACGGAGACGGATGACAC TGCCGTGCTCAACGAGGCAACCACACCATCAGTCGACTGCTGA